From Aspergillus chevalieri M1 DNA, chromosome 4, nearly complete sequence, a single genomic window includes:
- a CDS encoding fungal specific transcription factor domain-containing protein (COG:S;~EggNog:ENOG410PMYC;~antiSMASH:Cluster_4.2) translates to MHNNSSSRSLIVARQHQQLQRQDGLHGMTLNGVGIADVEKEILQNIYWLCLSSTTWAFMQIDQPFSILGPDGLPGFPSMDENTSTVLRLDQASGNISTLHSQIQTMRWMWPLSHVTSTVAHVYMLYLNTPTKDRIFQPVNSSTLSLEIRDILNQAIRLVEREVTTTNLQSFLLIAYNTIVIYMLFSPAQIASSSFSVDEFCKSTSTLLDIAQRFPSLLPTGLVFTQRKYIASTLALAFYTCSRALVLSCREHEQQPTDPTTKAQTKFFSLASQLRKACKSDIVSSCVSIIQPVKKRPKRVQSAFQSLITSDSPAPSLSLDGELNFTFDSVSWSGLGNQDLGDDPAQFEFADPEFFVDDPAWGSLLRFPGFARISTGTTNLDDQVDQPMPICPVESNNDNHDLFLGGQDLTTNHFNAALHDDAAEIDHLR, encoded by the coding sequence ATgcacaacaacagcagcagtcGCTCTCTTATTGTGGCACGGCAACATCAACAGTTGCAGAGACAGGACGGACTGCACGGCATGACGCTAAACGGGGTAGGCATCGCTGACGTCGAAAAGGAAATCCTGCAGAACATCTATTGGCTATGCCTCTCCAGTACCACCTGGGCATTCATGCAaatcgatcagccattctcGATCCTGGGACCTGATGGGCTTCCAGGTTTCCCCAGTATGGATGAAAATACGTCAACCGTCCTCCGTCTAGACCAGGCCTCTGGTAACATTTCCACGCTGCATTCTCAAATCCAGACGATGCGCTGGATGTGGCCGCTCAGTCATGTTACAAGCACTGTTGCTCATGTTTATATGCTCTACCTGAATACTCCGACGAAGGACCGTATCTTCCAGCCTGTCAATTCGTCTACACTCTCGTTGGAGATCCGGGATATCCTTAATCAAGCCATTAGGCTGGTGGAGCGGGAGGTTACCACTACCAATTTACAGTCTTTCTTATTGATTGCTTACAACACCATCGTTATTTATATGCTCTTTTCTCCGGCACAGATTgcatcttcatctttctcagTGGACGAGTTCTGCAAGTCCACATCAACCCTACTCGATATTGCTCAGCGCTTTCCATCCCTATTACCAACAGGTCTAGTGTTTACTCAAAGAAAATACATTGCGAGCACACTAGCCCTGGCATTTTACACTTGCAGCCGCGCTTTGGTGCTTAGCTGTAGAGAACACGAACAACAACCTACGGACCCTACGACTAAAGCGCAAACTAAATTCTTTAGTCTTGCCTCGCAACTGCGCAAAGCGTGCAAATCAGACATCGTATCATCGTGCGTGTCAATCATACAACCTGTCAAGAAACGGCCCAAACGCGTACAATCAGCTTTTCAATCACTAATTACAAGCGACTCTCCCGCGCCATCTTTGTCCCTGGATGGAGAACTGAACTTTACCTTCGACTCTGTCTCCTGGTCCGGCCTAGGAAATCAAGACTTGGGAGACGATCCTGCGCAATTTGAATTTGCTGATCCGGAATTCTTCGTCGATGACCCGGCATGGGGCTCCTTGCTACGGTTCCCGGGCTTCGCCCGGATATCTACGGGAACAACAAATCTGGATGATCAAGTCGACCAGCCAATGCCCATTTGTCCTGTAGAGAGCAATAACGATAACCATGATTTATTCCTTGGTGGTCAGGACCTTACTACAAACCATTTCAATGCTGCACTGCACGATGATGCCGCGGAGATCGATCATTTGAGGTAA
- a CDS encoding uncharacterized protein (COG:S;~EggNog:ENOG410PJSS;~antiSMASH:Cluster_4.2) translates to MTPNNNDNDNDGPMVDIIISGIGGKLLFDGPLKLDPTLDNQTICQDAVRTILTAAREVAASSSSSEASSSSGAGNDGNKPTLIVLNTTGISDKRDLPFAMMPLYYWMLKVPHEDKKVMEALIRDEMAKPIEGRGVGGYAIVRPSLLTEGEGDGLEKVRVGGEEDPAVGYVIAREDVGAAFFLLSQENVRRSP, encoded by the exons ATGACCCCGAAtaacaacgacaacgacaatgACGGTCCCATGGTAGATATCATCATCTCGGGCATCGGCGGCAAACTGCTCTTCGACGGCCCACTGAAGCTCGACCCCACGCTCGACAACCAGACTATCTGCCAGGATGCGGTGCGCACGATTCTAACTGCTGCGCGGGAAGTCgccgcttcttcttcatcgtcagaAGCTAGCAGTAGCAGTGGCGCTGGTAATGATGGGAATAAACCAACGCTGATCGTCCTTAATACAACGGGTATCAGCGACAAGCGAGACTTACCCTTCGCGATGATGCCGCTGTATTACTGGATGCTGAAAGTCCCGCACGAGGATAAGAAGGTCATGGAAGCGTTGATTAGGGATGAGATGGCTAAGCCAATTGAGGGGCGTGGGGTTGGTGGGTATGCCATTGTGAGGCCGAGTTTGTTGACTGAGGGTGAGGGAGATGGGTTGGAGAAGGTTAGGGTtgggggggaggaggatCCGGCTGTTGGGTATGTGATTGCGAGGGAGGATGTGGGAG CAGCATTCTTCTTGTTGTCTCAGGAGAACGTCCGAAGGAGTCCATAG
- a CDS encoding fatty acid desaturase (COG:I;~EggNog:ENOG410PFMX;~InterPro:IPR001199,IPR012171,IPR005804,IPR036400;~PFAM:PF00173,PF00487;~TransMembrane:5 (i258-279o299-317i377-397o417-436i443-462o);~antiSMASH:Cluster_4.2;~go_component: GO:0016021 - integral component of membrane [Evidence IEA];~go_function: GO:0016491 - oxidoreductase activity [Evidence IEA];~go_process: GO:0006629 - lipid metabolic process [Evidence IEA]) — protein MTKSADIAKTAVQSQKQQILSRRHIEGLIADGKHIIIFENRVLKVDAWIKFHPGGDKSIKHMVGRDATDEINAYVFRRLGVCQRWILTLALNCSLHSKEARQRMLSFQIGRVQGVWLNFLPPIQGGKFRPYNDESCFEEDSSSGQETSQPPSPVFDAVDGKGTLRRRKSTSTTTSVSTPGSDDEFEPKPFFLDARTQEEIVFDINKYPSLDTTSQESIRQKYRELDQRIHAEGLYNCNYFSYFVECCRYTLFAGLSYYFLHLGWYGTSGFFLGCFWHQLVFSAHDAGHMGITHHFHVDSVIGMIIADYLGGLSLGWWKRNHNVHHIVTNAPEHDPDIEHMPFFAISHRFLTNLTSTYYERIMTFDAAANFLLRFQNYLYYPILLFGRFNLYVLSWQYLLCGQAPKKGPAWWHRWFEIAGQVFFWTWFGYGVLYRTIPDWGSRVLFILISHMVTSPLHVQITLSHFAMSTADLGVNESFPQKMLRTTMDVDCPTWLDFFHGGLQFQAIHHLYPRIPRHNLRRTQKLVLEFCRDTGIPYAIFTFLDGNKEVIGRLGDVAKQVRILEECRKSCAQQGVFSDHH, from the coding sequence ATGACTAAGTCCGCGGACATTGCGAAGACCGCCGTACAATCCCAAAAGCAGCAGATCCTATCGAGACGACATATCGAGGGTCTGATTGCAGATGGAAAGCATATTATAATTTTCGAGAACCGCGTTCTCAAGGTAGACGCTTGGATCAAGTTCCATCCGGGAGGCGACAAGTCCATTAAGCATATGGTTGGGAGAGATGCGACGGATGAGATCAATGCGTACGTATTTAGAAGATTAGGAGTGTGCCAGCGATGGATTTTAACATTGGCTCTCAATTGCAGTCTACACTCGAAAGAAGCGCGGCAACGGATGCTGTCCTTCCAGATCGGCCGCGTACAAGGCGTCTGGTTAAATTTCCTACCTCCCATCCAGGGAGGCAAGTTCCGTCCGTATAATGATGAATCGTGCTTCGAAGAAGATAGCAGCTCTGGACAAGAAACCTCGCAGCCGCCTTCACCCGTTTTCGATGCCGTTGACGGAAAAGGTACCCTTCGCCGCAGAAAGTCGACTTCCACAACGACCTCCGTGTCCACCCCCGGTAGCGACGACGAATTCGAACCGAAGCCGTTTTTCCTCGATGCGCGAACACAAGAGGAGATTGTTTTTGACATCAACAAATACCCGTCTTTAGATACAACCAGCCAGGAGAGCATTCGGCAGAAGTACCGCGAGTTGGATCAGCGGATTCACGCGGAAGGGCTGTACAACTGCAATTACTTCTCGTATTTTGTCGAATGCTGCCGATATACACTGTTCGCGGGCTTGTCATACTATTTCCTTCATTTGGGATGGTACGGGACGTCGGGTTTCTTCCTGGGTTGCTTCTGGCACCAGCTTGTTTTCAGTGCCCATGATGCAGGTCATATGGGTATCACTCACCATTTCCACGTCGACAGTGTGATTGGCATGATTATCGCCGATTATCTTGGAGGATTGAGCTTGGGATGGTGGAAGAGAAACCACAATGTCCACCACATCGTCACCAACGCGCCCGAACATGACCCTGACATCGAACACATGCCTTTCTTTGCCATTTCGCACCGTTTCCTCACGAATCTCACGAGCACTTACTATGAGCGTATAATGACCTTCGACGCTGCAGCCAACTTCCTGCTGCGCTTCCAGAACTACCTATACTACCCCATCCTACTCTTTGGCCGATTCAACCTCTACGTTCTGAGCTGGCAATATCTCCTCTGCGGCCAAGCCCCAAAGAAAGGCCCAGCCTGGTGGCACCGCTGGTTCGAGATTGCCGGACAGGTTTTCTTCTGGACCTGGTTCGGCTACGGTGTCCTTTACCGCACCATCCCAGACTGGGGTAGCCGTGTTCTCTTCATCTTAATCTCCCACATGGTCACTTCACCATTGCATGTGCAAATCACACTCTCCCACTTCGCCATGTCGACAGCCGATCTGGGTGTGAACGAGTCCTTCCCCCAGAAAATGCTCCGTACAACCATGGACGTGGACTGCCCAACATGGCTCGATTTCTTCCACGGCGGCCTGCAGTTTCAAGCTATCCACCATCTCTACCCGCGGATCCCCCGGCATAACCTGCGTCGCACGCAGAAACTTGTCCTTGAGTTCTGTCGTGACACCGGGATCCCATATGCTATCTTCACGTTTCTTGACGGTAACAAGGAGGTCATTGGTCGGCTCGGCGACGTTGCGAAACAAGTCCGTATCCTGGAGGAGTGTAGGAAGTCTTGCGCGCAGCAGGGCGTGTTTTCTGACCATCATTAA
- a CDS encoding uncharacterized protein (COG:S;~EggNog:ENOG410PXAB;~SECRETED:SignalP(1-20);~antiSMASH:Cluster_4.2): MFGSLLAWIFFLINPYANLSLNPIKPQQRLRPEYQESIPSNGPWEDIITGVYGVPPLLKIHDRRGRIKWTWERSDVTQALPPSIERCLLSSANDATELKWMRNGTSIAAIYSDLVLTINYTPDNPATDKLITWAVCRQNEFLWNAHTLEPLPGDRMAVGNTGQRKWDGILVYDSNPDNPLVDDPPVLQNITGLRAIHNMIWDETEQMLWAAGTDFAADGSDGVPAYGTLQAYPYNATTGELEKEDSLQYKLSATHDQKIEWGTKYTWWAGPHDLVPVPNQRVFLMSEDHDIHAFDVDRREFTEEGEAVVAKYLPGFETTSHNRHGYNGAGEWEELPRSDLKSFSVAPDGAYLYVQSLWRKYRGDHTNLVVNGHKNDINIGDEIYRSRWFADIPGWPKPVT; the protein is encoded by the coding sequence ATGTTCGGTAGCCTTTTGGCCTGGATTTTCTTCCTTATCAACCCATATGCGAATTTGTCTCTGAATCCCATCAAGCCTCAGCAGAGGCTACGACCCGAGTATCAGGAATCGATTCCTTCCAATGGGCCCTGGGAGGATATCATCACCGGCGTGTACGGTGTCCCTCCTTTGCTAAAGATTCACGACCGAAGAGGCCGGATAAAATGGACGTGGGAACGAAGCGATGTCACCCAAGCCCTCCCTCCCAGTATCGAACGCTGTCTGCTGAGTTCCGCCAACGATGCGACGGAACTCAAGTGGATGCGAAACGGCACCAGTATCGCTGCCATCTACAGCGACCTCGTCCTAACCATCAACTACACACCCGATAACCCCGCGACCGATAAGCTCATCACCTGGGCCGTTTGTAGACAGAATGAGTTCCTGTGGAATGCCCATACCCTAGAGCCGTTACCCGGCGATAGAATGGCCGTAGGTAATACCGGTCAACGGAAATGGGACGGCATTCTCGTCTATGACTCCAACCCCGATAACCCGTTGGTCGACGATCCACCGGTCTTGCAGAACATCACTGGCCTTCGCGCCATTCACAATATGATTTGGGACGAGACGGAGCAGATGCTGTGGGCGGCTGGGACGGATTTCGCCGCGGATGGTTCGGATGGTGTCCCTGCCTACGGGACGTTGCAGGCATATCCCTACAACGCGACCACGGGggagctggagaaggaagACTCGCTTCAATACAAGCTCTCGGCTACACACGACCAGAAGATCGAATGGGGTACCAAATATACCTGGTGGGCTGGGCCGCACGATCTCGTCCCGGTCCCGAATCAGCGAGTCTTCCTCATGTCCGAAGATCATGATATCCACGCCTTCGACGTCGACCGCCGTGAATTCACCGAGGAGGGCGAGGCCGTCGTCGCGAAATACCTGCCGGGATTTGAGACAACCTCGCACAATCGGCATGGTTACAACGGCGCGGGAGAGTGGGAGGAACTGCCCCGGTCGGACTTGAAGAGCTTCAGCGTAGCACCGGATGGGGCGTACCTTTATGTGCAGTCGTTGTGGCGGAAGTATCGCGGGGATCACACCAACCTCGTGGTCAACGGGCACAAGAACGATATCAACATTGGAGATGAAATATACCGATCGCGATGGTTTGCAGATATTCCTGGCTGGCCGAAACCAGTCACATGA
- a CDS encoding ankyrin repeat domain-containing protein (COG:S;~EggNog:ENOG410Q19J;~InterPro:IPR002110,IPR020683,IPR036770;~PFAM:PF12796,PF00023,PF13637,PF13857;~antiSMASH:Cluster_4.2;~go_function: GO:0005515 - protein binding [Evidence IEA]): MSLLKCPNEILLIIAEDLPPCQGDINALAQTCLRLFYLLNPFLYRYNTRQHHSSALSWGVTQGSGNTVRNSLEAGAPYNKSGRITGTIGRRRCVLGCALSELAGKSYFCPEFYEQPISSAARNGQLDIVRAFLEFGVDPDYPNPAGHTPLCLAAQGDHLELVRFLLVNGASPALKNICKIFPLWHATWRRVSRQRLKIKCKEHLQLLHERDRIKWLKPLRERGVNSEQDVGASPVTLEVIPKVLD; the protein is encoded by the coding sequence ATGTCCCTGCTGAAGTGTCCCAATGAGATACTGCTCATAATAGCCGAGGACCTACCGCCATGCCAAGGAGATATAAACGCCCTTGCCCAAACCTGCCTTCGTCTCTTCTACTTACTCAATCCATTCCTATACCGCTACAATACTCGCCAACATCACTCCTCAGCACTGTCCTGGGGCGTAACCCAAGGCTCTGGAAACACAGTCCGGAACTCCCTAGAGGCAGGGGCCCCATACAACAAATCCGGCCGCATCACAGGAACTATAGGCCGAAGACGATGCGTGCTGGGATGCGCATTGTCCGAACTAGCAGGGAAATCCTACTTCTGCCCGGAATTCTACGAACAGCCCATATCATCCGCGGCGAGGAATGGCCAACTTGATATCGTCCGCGCATTCCTGGAATTTGGCGTGGATCCCGACTATCCAAACCCGGCTGGTCATACGCCGCTTTGTCTGGCTGCTCAGGGCGATCATCTTGAGCTGGTGCGTTTCTTGCTCGTGAATGGGGCTAGTCCGGCTTTGAAGAATATTTGTAAGATTTTTCCGCTTTGGCATGCCACTTGGAGGCGAGTCTCGCGGCAGAGGTTGAAGATTAAGTGCAAGGAACACTTGCAGTTGCTGCATGAGAGGGACAGGATCAAATGGTTGAAACCGCTGCGTGAGCGGGGAGTGAATAGCGAGCAAGATGTTGGAGCCAGCCCGGTAACTCTGGAGGTGATTCCGAAAGTTCTTGATTGA
- the LYS2_2 gene encoding putative NRPS-like protein biosynthetic cluster (BUSCO:EOG092603D0;~COG:Q;~EggNog:ENOG410PIYP;~InterPro:IPR000873,IPR009081,IPR036291,IPR036736, IPR010080,IPR014397,IPR013120,IPR042099,IPR010071, IPR020845;~PFAM:PF00501,PF01370,PF00550,PF07993;~SMCOG1002:AMP-dependent synthetase and ligase;~antiSMASH:Cluster_4.2;~go_function: GO:0004043 - L-aminoadipate-semialdehyde dehydrogenase activity [Evidence IEA];~go_process: GO:0009085 - lysine biosynthetic process [Evidence IEA]) has protein sequence MAGNSSSPLPDPAADLNWSNFNGAIHEIFARNANEHPERLCVLETKGLRSPERQFTYKQINESSNQLAHFFLSNGCERGDVVMIYAYRGVDLVVAYMGALKAGATVSVLDPQYPHDRQKTLLEVANPRFIVHIQRAAEEAGPISESVSQFIASSLSIKAHVPALKLQDDGQLTGGASVGQDQDCLQPYEPLKQQMPDVAIGPDSVPTLSFTSGSEGKPKGVQGRHFSLTYYTPWMQQRFGLSKDDKFTMLSGIAHDPIQRDIFTPLFLGAQIVVPHRDSIAHELLAEWMKEHRVTVTHLTPAMGQILVGGATAQFPSLHHVFFVGDLLTKKDCRRLQELAPNTSIVNMYGTTETSRAVSFFEIPSKAQQPLYLDDLPDIIPVGQGMLDVQLLVVDRNDRSRICDIGEQGELFLRAGGLAEGYLGDDERTKQLNESKFLTNWFVDPAVWTREYERTASQAPKDWMKLYKGPRDRIYRTGDLGRFRADGAVECTGRVDNQVKIRGFRIELGEIDTHLSHHPFIRENITLVRRDKDEEPTLVSYIVPEAKRWFQQLAEDGNLPSEPEPSTEDESLVTMLKRFRSLSEDCKKFLKTKVPHYAVPTMFIPLARMPLNPNGKIDKPALPFPSTSDLALVNRRASRSTSLQPSLTETQQKVAGIWAGVLPNISARMLTPKSNFFEEGGHSILAQQMLFKVRREWKDIDIPMSAIFQSQTLETFAAEIEHAQDPTGLRLDQNVHASSTIVDEAYSTDARDLVGKLPATIPKSTSSETAGTAFLTGATGFLGSYILHTLLETNKEMRVIAHVRCKDAAAGLQRLRGIAEAYGLWREEWSGRVEVVPGDIAQPQLGMSSEDWDRITQEADLVIHNGAQVNWMLPYSSLRPANVLSTMECVTLCTSGKPKRLAFISSTSTLDTDSYVNLSQQSVASGGSGVLETDNLEGSAKGLGTGYGQSKWASEFIVREAGRRGLVGVVIRPGYITGDPVSGFSVTDDFLLRLWKGCIQVQARPDIPGNTINQVPVTHVSRVVVASVLHPPVEPLGVVQVTSHPRLTTNEYLGSLETYGYNVPQVPYREWCNMLQNYVADDRNTGSRELALLPLFHFVVGDLPSDSLAPELDDANAATSLRAFGVSPEQLSDRAVGTETIGRYLAFLVATGFLPSPSTTGVKAIPSVDTQRLQAMGSLGGRSSKP, from the exons ATGGCGGGGAATTCGTCTAGTCCGCTGCCCGACCCAGCAGCTGACTTGAACTGGAGCAATTTCAATGGAG CAATCCATGAAATTTTCGCGCGCAACGCCAATGAGCATCCGGAGAGGCTCTGCGTTCTTGAAACGAAAGGCCTGCGATCACCCGAGCGCCAATTCACCTATAAGCAAATCAATGAGAGCTCCAACCAATTAgcccatttctttttatCGAATGGCTGCGAACGCGGAGATGTAGTTATGATCTATGCATACCGAGG TGTTGATCTCGTCGTTGCCTACATGGGAGCTCTTAAGGCTGGTGCAACAGTCAGTGTGTTGGATCCACAATATCCCCACGATCGTCAAAAGACCTTGTTAGAGGTGGCCAACCCCAGATTCATCGTTCATATTCAGCGAGCCGCCGAGGAAGCCGGTCCAATTTCCGAATCTGTCTCCCAGTTTATCGCTTCCTCATTGAGCATCAAGGCCCATGTCCCGGCGCTCAAGCTCCAAGACGATGGACAACTCACCGGTGGTGCTAGCGTTGGTCAGGACCAAGACTGTCTCCAGCCCTATGAGCCGCTCAAGCAGCAGATGCCAGATGTCGCCATTGGCCCTGACTCAGTGCCCACCCTCAGTTTTACTAGTGGCTCCGAAGGGAAGCCCAAAGGTGTTCAGGGACGACACTTCTCTTTGACCTATTATACTCCTTGGATGCAGCAGAGATTCGGTCTTTCCAAGGATGACAAATTCACAATGTTGTCTGGAATCGCCCATGATCCAATTCAACGAGATATCTTTACGCCCCTCTTTCTCGGCGCACAGATTGTTGTGCCACACCGAGACAGTATCGCACATGAGCTTCTTGCTGAATGGATGAAGGAGCACCGTGTTACTGTTACCCATCTCACGCCTGCGATGGGCCAGATTCTAGTTGGTGGTGCTACCGCCCAATTCCCTTCACTGCATCATGTGTTCTTTGTTGGAGACCTCCTAACAAAGAAAGACTGCCGAAGACTTCAAGAATTAGCCCCTAATACTTCCATCGTCAATATGTACGGGACCACGGAGACCTCCAGAGCCGTGTCCTTTTTCGAGATCCCCAGCAAGGCTCAACAGCCCCTGTATCTTGATGATCTACCAGATATTATTCCTGTTGGCCAGGGCATGCTCGACGTTCAGCTTTTGGTCGTTGATCGCAATGACCGGTCTCGTATCTGCGACATTGGGGAACAAGGTGAACTGTTTCTCCGAGCAGGGGGCCTTGCGGAAGGATATCTCGGAGACGATGAACGTACCAAGCAACTCAATGAATCCAAATTTCTGACAAATTGGTTTGTTGATCCTGCAGTCTGGACTCGCGAATACGAACGCACTGCTTCGCAGGCCCCGAAGGACTGGATGAAGCTCTACAAGGGACCACGGGATCGGATTTATCGAACCGGCGATCTTGGTCGGTTCCGTGCCGATGGTGCTGTGGAATGCACTGGCCGAGTTGACAACCAGGTTAAGATTCGTGGCTTTAGAATTGAGCTGGGTGAGATTGATACTCATCTGTCTCATCACCCTTTCATCCGTGAAAATATCACGTTGGTTAGGAGAGATAAGGACGAGGAACCAACCCTGGTGAGCTACATTGTTCCAGAGGCAAAGcgatggttccagcagcTTGCTGAAGATGGGAATCTGCCTTCTGAGCCGGAGCCGTCTACGGAGGACGAATCACTGGTTACTATGCTTAAGAGGTTCCGCTCGTTGTCGGAGGATTGCAAGAAGTTCCTGAAAACCAAGGTTCCTCATTACGCGGTACCGACAATGTTCATTCCTCTCGCTCGCATGCCTCTGAATCCCAACGGCAAGATCGACAAACCTGCCCTTCCCTTCCCGAGCACTAGTGATCTTGCCCTCGTAAACAGAAGGGCTTCAAGAAGCACTTCACTTCAACCATCCCTCACTGAGACGCAACAGAAAGTTGCCGGGATCTGGGCAGGAGTCCTGCCAAACATTTCTGCGAGGATGCTCACACCTAAATCCAACTTTTTCGAAGAGGGTGGACATTCCATCCTTGCCCAGCAAATGCTTTTCAAAGTTCGGAGAGAATGGAAAGACATCGATATCCCAATGAGTGCCATTTTCCAATCGCAGACCCTAGAAACATTTGCTGCGGAAATTGAACATGCTCAAGACCCTACTGGCCTCCGACTTGACCAAAACGTCCACGCCAGCTCGACAATTGTGGATGAAGCATATTCAACAGACGCTCGCGATCTTGTTGGAAAGCTACCAGCTACTATCCCCAAGTCAACCAGTTCCGAGACTGCCGGAACGGCTTTCCTTACCGGCGCAACGGGTTTCCTTGGCTCTTACATTCTCCACACACTTCTTGAAACAAACAAGGAAATGCGCGTTATTGCACACGTGAGATGCAAGGATGCCGCAGCAGGACTCCAGCGTCTTAGAGGTATTGCTGAGGCCTATGGACTTTGGCGCGAGGAGTGGAGTGGCCGGGTAGAGGTCGTTCCCGGCGACATTGCTCAACCTCAGCTTGGCATGTCCTCGGAGGACTGGGATCGCATTACTCAAGAGGCTGATTTGGTCATTCACAATGGAGCACAGGTGAACTGGATGCTGCCGTACTCCAGCCTGCGCCCGGCCAATGTTCTGAGTACAATGGAGTGTGTGACTCTCTGTACCAGCGGGAAGCCTAAGCGGCTCGCATTTATTAGCTCCACCTCGACTTTGGATACAGACTCTTACGTCAACCTCTCGCAACAAAGCGTTGCGTCCGGTGGATCTGGCGTCCTCGAGACAGACAATCTGGAGGGCAGTGCTAAGGGCCTAGGCACTGGATATGGCCAGTCGAAATGGGCTAGCGAGTTCATTGTTCGCGAGGCTGGCCGGCGTGGTCTTGTGGGAGTTGTCATTCGCCCCGGTTATATTACTGGAGACCCAGTGTCTGGCTTTTCTGTCACTGATGACTTCCTCCTACGTCTCTGGAAGGGCTGCATTCAGGTCCAAGCACGCCCGGATATCCCAGGCAACACGATCAACCAGGTCCCAGTCACACACGTCAGTCGCGTTGTGGTTGCCTCGGTGCTCCACCCACCCGTCGAGCCTCTGGGAGTTGTGCAGGTGACTAGCCATCCGCGCCTGACTACCAACGAGTACCTTGGGTCACTAGAAACGTACGGCTATAATGTGCCGCAGGTACCGTACCGGGAGTGGTGTAATATGTTGCAAAACTATGTGGCCGATGACCGCAACACTGGATCGCGGGAGCTTGCACTTCTTCCATTGTTCCACTTCGTTGTCGGCGACCTGCCATCTGACTCTCTTGCCCCAGAGCTTGATGATGCCAATGCCGCTACCTCCTTACGTGCATTTGGCGTCTCGCCAGAGCAATTGAGCGATCGTGCAGTTGGCACAGAGACTATTGGTCGGTACCTTGCCTTCTTGGTGGCCACTGGGTTCTTACCTAGTCCATCCACTACGGGTGTTAAGGCCATTCCTAGTGTGGATAcccagagattgcaggctaTGGGAAGCCTCGGTGGAAGGTCTTCAAAGCCATga